TTAGTAGCTGTGGGAAACTCTTTCGTATCAAACatcgaagaagaagaagatgaaactAATCTGAGAAGTGAGTCTGAGTGTGAAAGCCGTGTAACTAGAGAGAGGGAAACTAATAAAGGTACTCATAGGCTGAAGGACAATGATTCCAAAAGGGTGCATGAGAGATCACGAGTTGCAGGACGATCTTCTGTGTCTATTCTTAGAAATgaagaggatgatgatgaggaGGATTGCTTGGTTTTAAGCCGAAAAAAGGTGGTTGAAGAAGCTGGGAAGCTTGGTGGTAAGAACAAGGAGCCATGTAATCTCTCTAGTCCAATAGATTTGTTGGACGACGATACAGATGATTCAGTTTTGGATGATGGGGGTTCCATTACTTTGTCTGGTCCAAGATCTACATTTGAACTTCCAAGCAAAATTGCAACAATGTTGTATCCCCATCAACGTGATGGGTTAAAGTGGTTATGGTCCTTGCACTGTTTGGGTAAGGGGGGAATCTTAGGAGATGATATGGGTCTGGGGAAGACAATGCAGGtaagaaaattaatcaaagttgatgTAGATGCTGTGTGGTTAGATTTCTTATACAATTGATAGATTTTGATTTGTTCTCTTTGTAGATTTGTGGCTTTCTAGCTGGACTGTTCCATTCAAGGTTAATTAAGAGGGCATTGGTGGTAGCCCCTAAAACACTACTAGCTCATTGGATCAAAGAACTAGCCGCTGTGGGGCTTTCTAGGAAAACTAGGGAGTATGGCTGTTAGACTGAAGCTCTAATGTTGTGGAACAAATTGTCTGTTAATACATACTGATTGTCTATATACTTCCATTGCAGATACTTTGGGACCTCTTTGAAAGCTCGACAATATGAACTGCAGTATATACTTCAGGTTGCTAGATGCTTCAATGCATTCCTTGTTGATATGATTGTTACCTGGTTTACTGTCCATGCATTTCATTAAGCATAATACAGACAGAAATTAGATGCAATAAACAAATCTAGATTTGAAACTTTATGTTGAACTAGGGACTTACAAGGTTCTATCCTATGGAAGAGACGACCTTATGAACTGAAATTTAGTGCTGAAACTGTTTTAGTTTTGAAGTTCAATTGATATGTCTATTCTTTTGGAAGTTCTTTCCTATGAAGTTTCTTTGTCCATGTTTTGTGATCTTGGTTGAGAGAATTGGAAATTCTGGTTTGACTACCTTTCTTTggttgtgtattacatgcaTCTAGTTAAGtttctctttcttcatttaaagaaaaaagaaagaaaaaaaagcatTTGTACCCTTCTAACTTGTCATAGATGTTGTATATTAAATAGGATTGTATATAGCAATTAGAAGATTGGTTTAATTAGGAGTCCTAAAATAATTAGGATTGTATATATGAGTGTAATgctattgattaatttaatttcgaATCCTTCAGTCAAATTACATAACTCAAGTTGGATACTTTCAAATAGCTCACAAATGATGTCACTTTGCAGGACAAAGGCATTCTCCTTACAACTTATGATATAGTACGGAATAACTCAAAATCATTAAGAGGAGATGACTACTTTGCTGATGAGGAAAGTGAGGATGGTTACACATGGGATTACATGATTCTTGATGAGGTACATAACTACATATTTGAATACGAGGACAATATTTTgcaatgcatcttcttcttgCCTTgtcaaatatagaaaaactATAGTGTAAGacattatttactttttcttcAGGCTTCTGCTTTAAAAGGATTGGTAAATTTGTGTAACCATATGTGAGAATGGTGCATGTTTGTGTTAGTTGATAATGATTATGTATTTATAATTGGGAATGAAATCTCGAATGCTCTTTCTCTTCTCGTTTATGTCTCATAAGTCATTGGCTTTGATGACAAAAGTACATTCAGTCCTAAGTATAATTGAGTTGGAACCAAAACTATATTATGATAATCTAATTTCCTTAAGAGAGAccttaaattttgatttttctatagTAGTAGCTCTCTTTTTCTTGAGTAACAATACAAGACTGAAATTTGAGATTGCTTTCAGATGATTTTTGTTCATTTCAATTGTAAATGATATGGTATTGAACTCATAggcttataaatattattaaaagtaattttattatataaacaaaACTTTAGAAGTTGTTAGATATTCTTACATTGCGCTTTGTTTCCTTCCTTTACCAGCCAAGGAACCCACCATTCTGCTGGTTGCAGCCTTTGCTTGCTGCTGTACAGAGCCTTGCATATACAATTATTCATATCCATATTGAACCAGAACTCAATCACCCTTCAGTTTAAACTGtaatttatgttctttttagTAAGGTAGAGAGACATTTTACACGCAGTTATGCTAACGGTTTGACATGGAGAAGTAAAGTGGGGCTTGTAGAAAAACTTTAGGAAGGATCAATAGATATTAGCTTTTTGGTCCTATAATTAAaccaaattttttcttttagttcaccatttaattctttcaattgcATTTTGTTTTTGTAGGGGCATCTCATTAAAAATCCTAGCACGCAGAGGGCAAAAAGTTTGCTTGAGATACCAAGTGCTCATCGTATTATCATTAGTGGGACCCCAATTCAAAACAATCTTAAGGTATTATCTTTGAGAATTGTACTTGACtgacatttattttttcatcttCTCTCATAAGAAGCAAGCTCTAAATGTAAGATACTGTACTTGTGTCACTTTAAAATAGGAATTGTGGACTTTGTTCAACTTTTCTTGTCCTAATCTGCTTGGTGACTACAATGGGTATTTCTCTTCTTCATGCTCTAATGGGTTTTTTTTCGGTAAAATTTTCTACTCTTTATGAAATGAAGCTTGATAATTACTCAGGTTTAAGAAGAAGTATGAGCATCCCATCCTTCGTGGGAATGAAAAGAATGCTTCTGCTAGGGAGAAACATGTTGGTTCAACAATTGCAAAGGTGATGCATTTGTATGTACTGGCTTAAAAGCTCGTATTTTTTGACTATTTTTATGAGATTATGATATTTAGAAGCAAATTATTATGTATGTTACAATTTGAACAGTAAATGAGAAGGAACAtcattatttatcaatcatttTGGTTTTTATTCCTCAAagctataaattttattttggatccTTCATCAAGTTAAATTTTGTATTAGAATATTTTTGCTGAAAAAGATATTGTTAATTTCAAAACTAGAAGGATGCTGTTGCAACCGCAATCTTACAAGTTTTTGGGGCATATGTTATAATTACAAAGAGGTACACTAAACAAAATGTCCTATAGTTTGAGGATTAACTATATGTTTCCACTTATTAGCTTTTAGCATGGTAATTGTTACTAATAAGTTTTAAGACATTCTTCGCGTTAACTTATTATTGTGAACTACtcctttaattaaaatattggcACGTAGATATGTGGCGACTTTGATGACAGTTTTGAAGTTCTTAATCCTTTTATTGGTCTTTTAAAAGGAAGTAACATGCTTAGTCATGAGTCATTTCcaaaatttgttttgatttctttgaattttaaatttcttattttggaagcaaaaatatattaaaacatttacaATATTTAGGTTGACTGAAATTCTTTGTGGGAATTACATCGAAGTCCTTGAGGTTTATCCTGAAAAAAAACCCTAGtcccttttttttaaatgttatgTATAGTCCTTGGTATAGTGATATTTAAATACATTTAAGCATTTTTTCGTGATCGAATGCAATGAactaattagattaataatgtGAGAGTAAAGAATTAGTAGATTGAAAAAGGATAGTTTCTATAAAGGAcatgcaataataaaagtaGAGTGTAAAAAAACAAACATAGTTGAATGCAAAGCTTGAACTAAAAGTAGAGGGACTTAATTGTTTGTCATTTTATAAACATAGGGAATAAAGTATTTATTGTTTGATAAACATATAGTAGTTAAGtttatctaatttttgaataattaattgacACATTAAGGAAAGACTAAATTGTCTTGTGGTACTTAAATGTTAGGGACTACGGATAGCATTTAGTAAGGATGAAAGTGTTTTTAAGGGTAAACCACAAGGATTTtgatgtaatttctttttcttttgtttttgttaattcATGAAGCCTACGACTATTGTAGTTGTTGCATTttaatttctccttatttttgcGATTAATGTTATAATGCAATTTAATTGGAACTAATATGAAGAGAAAccttattttatgaattaatgATTGATGTTGCTGCttgatagtatttttattcttactcTTAATAGCAAGTTTAAATATTTGCTTATGCAGAACCAGTAATTCAATTTAGTATCAGAAGTTTCCCCCTCCAATATGTTGCTAAGTGATCTAGTTAATTGAATACAAATAGAATATTTGGAAAgacatcaaattttaatttagttaactGTAAGCCTATACATGCAAAGTTAACTTGTCAAAATAACGAAAGTCACATGAAGTAATGAATATGTCATTCAAAATAAGCCAAGTTAGATATATGGAAAATGGGTGTTGACTACTTTGATgtaatttatagaattaaatttgtgataataaaaaatgcacCCCTGTTCTTCTACATCAAAACAGTGTCCTTGGATGCATATAAAGAACATCTATTTAATAATCcttagaataattataatatctaaaaaatgaCTTAAAAGACTATTAGAAATTGAAGTATAAGCCACGTGGTAAATCTGTTTCTTTAGTAATGGTTGAGTCAATCAAGTGCCATAAAACTCATTTGCAACTTCTTTGATATTTGTTGTATAGGAACTAAGAGAGCGCATTCAACCATATTTCTTGCGTCGCTTGAAGAATGAAGTGTTCAAGGAGGATGATCTTACAACTGCCACACTTTCCAAGAAGAATGAGATGATTGTGTGGCTAAGGCTTACTAGTTGTCAGGTGTGGTTTGATTGCATGGTCTACATTTCAGCTTGTTTTCCATTGTGTCTatagaatattttataatcttgTAATGACTTTTGTTATTTGGTGCAGCGAGAACTGTATCGAGCGTTTTTGCAGAGTGAGCTGGTGTTATCAGCTTTTGATGGTTCACCATTGGCTGCATTGACGGTACTTTTATTTAGTTTGACATTTGTTTCCCATTTAATCGTATATATCTGCGCATTTACATATATGAAGTAAAATCTCTAGCGTCTGGATACATCACGGAGTCTTGTTTTTAAGGCAGTTGATGATGGTGATAAGCAGTAGCTTGTCAATTAAGAACTCAATATTTTTGCTAATGTTTTTGGTACagttcaaacaaaaaaatggaATATCTAAGCAATGATATGAGCATGGGATGATGAatcatattttatgattttctgaatttataatattaaggTTTTGTGAGTTAATTGGAGATAACAACAGACACATTTGGGTAAAGTATTGTAAATGTACAATGGTTGTGTCTTAATTGTTTTGCTAGTGTAGTTTCTTTAGAGATTTAGACTTTCAAGTTTATATTTGAATGTCCTTTACCACTTAAAGTTGTAACAAATGAGTGTTTTTCCATGATTAGTGTGATTAAAATCCTGTGAtatatctttttgtttttatttttgtattgcTTGGGCAGAGTTTAGGTTATTGTGCTAATCGACTGGTTCTTATTGAGATGGTTTGCATGTTAATTTAGTTGCAAAACCAAACTTATCAAAAGGTAAAAACAATATAACATTTTCATGTGTACCTATATGAAAGGGACATTTAGTCTTCATATTTTTGGAAGCTTCCATTTCGACTTTTTTCCTCGacaattctctctctctctctctctctctctctctctctctctctctctctctctctccgtTTGGTTGTTCTGTAGTGGAatcttttcaataatttttcttgtctTAATTAGTTGCCATGCACGATTTTGCTTTACAACTTTTCTTTTGATGCTTAGACTGTGTATGTGATCAATAACCAATTGCCTTGAAGCAGAttctaaagaaaatatgtGATCACCCACTTCTCTTGACAAAAAGAGCTGCTGAGGATGTTCTGGAAGGAATGGATTTTATAAGTCCAGAAGATGCTGGTTTAGCAGAGAAATTGGCTTTGCATGTCGCTGATGTAGCTGAAAAAGCTGAATTTCAAGAGAAGCATGACAACATCTCTTGCAAGATATCATTTATAATGTCACTCTTGGTTAGATATGCTTAGGATTATTATAAACTGATTTTGATGAGGGCTTTGATTTCAAATTCTTATGTCTCGTCTTTAATGAATGTGTTGTTTTTAACAGGATAACTTAATTCCAGAGGGGCATAATGTTCTCATCTTCTCCCAAAGTCGCAAAATGCTTAATCTTATTCAGGTGTGCTTAAGGCTATCAGTTCCAGCATACTTCCTTTGTTTGCAATATAACTTTTGGTAACCCTTAAAGTGCATAAATCACTGGAATTCTTTAATCATGGGAATTTGGTATGCAAATATAGTTACCGTGTTGATACTTTTCGATTGAAAAATTCTATACTTCGgttaatttcaaattaatcatTCTGAGTTTCTTCAAGCCTTTGTAAGTTCTTACTGCATAATTTGTGTTGCTGGAGTTGGATAGTTTTCTTCTATCAAGTGCTTATGGTATTATTTGGacagtaatttcttttttaaattgtagAGTTAAAGATACCTATCCCAATTTAAGCAGATTTTCTTCTGTTGGATCATTTTCAGATTCTGACAAAAGACATTCAAAGCTGCATGTTTTGTGTAATGTTTACTGAAGGTGGCAATAATTATAGTTCCAGATTAGCTATGGAAAACATGACACCTATAGTTCCATATGCAATCacacaattaaaatttaggcaatttttagaattgattaagaataataaagagTCCAACTGGTCAAGTAAACAAATTCACAAGTCAATATGTAAGGGATGAATAATTGTCTTAAGAGTTGTGGGGATTTCCTGTAGAcattcttttctctcttaatATATATCCATGAACTTGCATAGGAAACATGAATCAATGCTTTGTGGGAACTGATCCTATATAATTGTTTGCCAAACtctgcatttttctttttctttttcctagaTATTTATACTAGACAAAGCTCTAAAGGATTAACATTTTTTCATATCTAAGCCACAtgcattaaaaattaaatagcatTAGCTTTCAGAATGAAATTCAACAAATTTGTAACTTAAGTTAATGTGAAACAAAGTCTGATAAACTGGTGGAAGTTCTCTGTATGTCCTGTtatttgatgtattttttgtttactttgtgttcagtttattgggctCAAATCCATGTATTAATATTGACAGAACATGTTAGTTCCTCGGTTTCCTTGTTGGGACTAATTCTATATCTGTGTGATCCATCTTGATTATTGTagctaaatttttttctttgttattccATATTAGtatcttaattaattgatgtacatttattttcttattttttttatgggCTGTCACTTGGAATTATGATATATTATCTACCATGAGGTCTATTGGAAAGTCAGTTTGCTTCCTTGTGTTTGAAGAATTTACTAATAAGTAGTTAATTGAAGCTATGCGGTAGGTTTGGGACTTAAATGATATGAAAGAAGATTATTATCAGGCCTAGCCGTAATTTAGTAGATTAGATACCAGAGTTTGATCGGCATAAGGGTATTGAAAGTCCAGAAGTTAATTGCTGGAGGATGCCTTATTGCCATGGTTTACTGTTTTTTTTCCTcatttcttctattttctgTTTATAGAAAGTAAATACATAAGTCAGCTGCTGCAGTTTTTCGGTAGAAATTTGATGAGCTAATTCCCTCTAAGTTGGGGATCATGCAATTGAGATGACTGGAGAGTGGTTTTAGTAGGTTAAGATTAAAGCTGAAATATCATATCTAATAGCTGGTTTGTGGTAAATTTGCAACTATTTTGTCTGTGattgaaggaaaaaagaaaagcgttgatattaaaaaagaataataaagaaGGTTGGTGCCAAACAGAGAAATCTGAGGGAGTGAGTCTAGAGAAGTCCTCAAAGATCTTATTCTTCAATTTCCATGCCTccattaaaatattacaacAATGTAAATTGATTTTGAACCCCCAAAAATGAGGGAAGTTCTTTATCTAGAAACACAACTTCAGTAAAATTGGCTCAAGAGCCTCATTAGAGTTGTCTAAAGACTAAAATGCACTAGACTTGTTCACTTCTGTATTAATTTGAACAGCCCTTCCATGAACTATAGTACAATTGTTCTGTTGCTGTTGCTATTGCAATCAAAGTCCATGATGATTTCGggaataataatttataaatattttaaagtagaGGATTCCAAGGGATAGCACACTAAGATAGCTATTTAACCAAAAGCTCAATGCtcctttttgtttgtttatcaGAGACCGATTTGATTGGGAGCCACATTCCATCAAATCCCTCATCCTAGAATACTGTCTTCTGCTGGATGCTCCACTTTTTGCATCTTCAAGATTGTTTTCGTACTTCAACAGCCTTGAAATTTTGTGAGTTGTATGTTTAGGTAGCTAACTATCATGGTGGACCTTGTCTTTCTCCTTTAGTGGAATACTGGTTTTAActtaacaaattatttctgatagattataaaattgtaattttggttctttttctttttccatatGAAAGGAAGCAATTgcaaaattccaattttttCCTGATGTCTTCAGCCATTTGAAGCAAATTTGGTTTCGAATAAGATAGCTATTTAACCAAAAGCTCCATGCTCCTTTTTGTTAGTTTACTAGAGACCGATTTGATTGGGAGCCACATTCCATCAAATTCCTCATCTTAGAATACTGTCTTGTGCTGGATGCTCCACTTTTTGCATCTTCAAGATTGTTTTCGTACTTCAACAGCCTTGAAATTTTGTGAGTTGTATGTTTAGGTAGGTTATTATCATGGTTGACCCCGTCTTTCTCCTGTAATGGAATACTGgttttaacttaataaattatttctgaTAGATTATAAACTTGTAATTttggttctttttctttttccatatGAAAGGAAGTAATtgcaaaattctaatttttttctgaTGTCTTCAGCCATTTGAAGCAAATTTGGTTTTGATGGACAAATATAATATGCATCTTTGTACTATAGATGTACTAGGCTTGTTCACCTTGGATGTGTGTCTAAtgcatttatattttctttgagcTGCATCTAATGGATCTTTTGAAATCTGATACAATATGATTATTGTAGCTATTGTTCCATAAGAGCAGCATTCTTTCCTTTTGTCTTTTAGTGTTATATAGATATTGATGATCAAAGATATGGTAAATGTTTTGATGTATCTATTTAAACAATTTTAGTGCTTTtcattttatgtattattttatgttgcAAGTCTAACCTATTTGTGTCTTTTCTACTTGGATTGTTATTTTGGTTCAGTATGCTAAATTTGTAAAGAATGTGGTTTATGGATTGTCTTTGGTTTTGTAGGACTCCCTAGCATCCAACGGTTACGAGTTTTTACGCATTGATGGTACCACTAAAGCCAGTGATAGAGTGAAGATTGTTAATGTTAAGTGTCTTGATAAGATGCAATGATTAGCTCAAGCATATTATTTATGGAGCtcttctttaaaattttaaattgatttttatactTAGGATTTTCAAGAAGGTGTTGGCGCCCCTATATTCCTCTTGACATCTCAAGTTGGTGGTCTTGGCCTCACACTCACAAAAGCAGACCGTGTCATTGTGGTTGATCCTGCATGGAATCCAAGGTGCTTTTGCTTTTTGTTCATTTAGATTTTTTGCTTTGTAAGTCTTGCtggaaatataaatatttaattatttaaattagaatataatatcATATCATAAATATGTAAAAGTGCGAAGGGATGGGGGACATGCAAATTTACCAAAAGAccttactaattttttattaattgggTTAATTTGGtattatattcatttaatttaataattattttaattaagcttaattgtcgTTGGGGCGGGAGGAAGTTGAGGTGCTGGTTGTGAGGGAGAAGATGCATGGTTCAAGTGATGATTATCATTATCATGAGATAAAGGGTGTAAAGTAGCAGTAGATGAGGAGTGGATAAATTGATtgtatctttttatatattaatatagaaagtaaaatatattttaatttattataatatttttatgataaaaaaaattttatataaaaaataagctGAAAAGAAACacagattaaaaattaaaatctaaataataaatattataaattaaaaatttagctacaaaaatgatattttcaaaataataaatattaatttattaaataaattaccatattaatttttatttaaaatcattgtaatttattagtatgtGAATAATAACGAGTCAAattactataataaataactattcTTAACACTAAACAAAGAAACAATAACACTAACttgttatataaatataaaatttagttacCCAGAGCAATTACAATTAGACTCATGTGctaaacaaataaacaaataattgttacttaatttaatagtgttttattaataactaacTATCAATAAGTGCTCTATggttaatattttctatttctatatcactaacatatatatgaaattgcAAAAGGAGGGGGACAGAGAAGTTTATTAATAGGATCTTACTAATTTTTAGTTCATTAGCTTAATTTggtcattaattaatttagtttaataatatataatatctacaattaataattcatttagtacaaatctaattttaaaaatccaaCTCGATTAGGTTTTAAATCAAGaatgattctaattctagaaaatagcatttaattatattataatattatattaactatacttttaatactaagtatatatttaatctaaCGTCAATATAATAagcaaagaattaaaataatatactaaaatgacagtaataataaataaaaaaagatattgtaCAAGAGAAATAACCTGCACAATCTTTATATGTAAAGGAAATCATTTTCCTTGGAAGTAACTTAAAGCCTTTGACTAAAtaacatttcttttcttctgaCCAATTTCCCAAACAcagaaaatacaaatattGCTTCTGTAGAAAAAGCTGATGCTGCAATTTTAAGTAGCATTGTCAGATTTGTATTGGCGTTCACCTGCATTTCCTAAATGACTCGTGTCATTTAGTATATGCCTACAAATATTTCTGGCAAAGTGCTGAATTGTGTTAAATAATGTGGATTCCAGATTCCTCTTTACATATACAAACTACCAGTTCTTTGCTCTTTTGACTGCCATGATTAGGCAATATTCAGTGTTGGGTAAATGTTCTTTACTGAAAAATCACTGGGAAAAGTATTTTGGGATCACAAAGTAGATGGCGGACATACTTCTAAATCTTGTTT
The sequence above is drawn from the Ricinus communis isolate WT05 ecotype wild-type chromosome 7, ASM1957865v1, whole genome shotgun sequence genome and encodes:
- the LOC8281226 gene encoding protein CHROMATIN REMODELING 24 translates to MGDEKRSHRKPVSLNDSHNRLLQEFSAPPKPEPSSFDEEGEEGKPSKIKLEGLRRLCKASAVDDDHNIPRFFGVTDFDSSSEEKTTKVRIEGRRRLCKLSSRDKENAGSVTAVDEPSFADITDFDSPLPSKAMAGGKSNKDANEIMDILDDLSSRLDLLSIEKKRGVDKAPDGPSELLPGRDGEKKTDMPEYASAGSSFSDIYDSSDSSSVLSNSIDGGPESFVDKYDESQFLSKSRCDHFADNVHENNKNSRGLNMENKYRGVDDKLVAVGNSFVSNIEEEEDETNLRSESECESRVTRERETNKGTHRLKDNDSKRVHERSRVAGRSSVSILRNEEDDDEEDCLVLSRKKVVEEAGKLGGKNKEPCNLSSPIDLLDDDTDDSVLDDGGSITLSGPRSTFELPSKIATMLYPHQRDGLKWLWSLHCLGKGGILGDDMGLGKTMQICGFLAGLFHSRLIKRALVVAPKTLLAHWIKELAAVGLSRKTREYFGTSLKARQYELQYILQDKGILLTTYDIVRNNSKSLRGDDYFADEESEDGYTWDYMILDEGHLIKNPSTQRAKSLLEIPSAHRIIISGTPIQNNLKELWTLFNFSCPNLLGDYNGFKKKYEHPILRGNEKNASAREKHVGSTIAKELRERIQPYFLRRLKNEVFKEDDLTTATLSKKNEMIVWLRLTSCQRELYRAFLQSELVLSAFDGSPLAALTILKKICDHPLLLTKRAAEDVLEGMDFISPEDAGLAEKLALHVADVAEKAEFQEKHDNISCKISFIMSLLDNLIPEGHNVLIFSQSRKMLNLIQDSLASNGYEFLRIDGTTKASDRVKIVNDFQEGVGAPIFLLTSQVGGLGLTLTKADRVIVVDPAWNPSTDNQSVDRAYRIGQRKDVLVYRLMTCGTVEEKIYRKQIFKGGLFKTATEHKEQIRYFSQQDLRELFSLPKQGFDISLTQQQLHEEHDHQHKMDESLETHVNFLETLGIAGVSHHSLLFSKTAPVQVVNIEEEEMRDKVTAFVGNSSRTTVERNVDGAVYALNPKDVKLNKKSCSPENVGKLTESEIKERISRLSQLLGNMATVSRLPDRGAKLQKQISDLNLELDKINMEKSTKEEVIDLDDLTGELQRALNV